TATGGGAGACAGGATAAGGGTCAAGCTAGACCGGAGGTTTTGACTCAGCTTTTGCAGAGTACCAGTCGCATTGTTCAAGAAATTGATTCTGTGGAATATGGTTTGACGGATATTCAGGAGTACTATGCCAATACGGGGGGTTTGAAGAAAGCTGCAGAACAACAGCGCGGTAAGAAGGTGACAACGAGTTTTGTGGAGAGTTTCTCGAAGGATACCACACCTCGGAGTTTGGATGATTTGTTGAGGATGGAGTATCGGACTAAGTTGCTGAATCCCAAATGGGCGGAAGCAATGGCGAGTCAGGGTTCGGGGGGTGCTTATGAGATTTCGCAACGGATGACGGCGCTGATTGGTTGGGGCGGTACTGCGGATTTTACGGATGGTTGGGTATATGACCAAGCTGCTGATACTTATGCTTTAGATGGGGAGATGGCAGAGAAATTGCGTCAGGCAAATCCGGAAGCGTTCCGCAATATTGTAGCAAGGATGTTGGAGGCAAATGGACGGGGTTTCTGGCAACCTAGCGAGGAGAAGTTGCAGAAGTTACGCGAGTTGTATGAGTTGACAGATGAGGAATTGGAGGGGGTGAGGCGTGGCTGAGTAAAATTCGCTCTGGCGGGAAGATAACGAAGGAAGAACTTTTTGCGTTCTATCCGCTTGGGGATCAACAAGCAGCTTTCAAAGCTTCGTTGCGAGACAAGATCGCCTCTACATCTAAGCAGATCGATCCTAAAACTGGAAAGCCTTACTTGGGGGAACGCTTAATTGAACGAGTAGCACAGAAACATTTTGGAGGGGATTGGTAATGGATTGTAATGTAAGCTGATACTTTGAGCGAGGTGATTTACAGCTAGATATATCGAACTTGATTTTGCATCTTGTCTGCTGTCACTTGATTGAGAATTACCAGCAAACGTTTTGCAATTTCTTGAGGTGAGCGACGAACAGCAAAAATTACACCATAATGCATCTGACTTGAATCAAAATACATCTGCACGAGTTCTTCAAAATCTATTCTATTGTGAGTGATTAGCGTTCTTGCTTGACTCACAGCATAGGCAAATTGCTCTGCATCCGTTGCATGGAGTTGTCCTGCATCTCGTGCAGTAATCGCATCAAAACCTCTCGCTTTAAGCACTTCAGCTATTAAGACATTAACATCTTCATCTAAGTACAAACTAATAAAAAGACTACTCATATATCTCTAAGCAATGGATCGATTAATTCATCTGAGATATGGTTTCGTTCAATGTAGCTATTAATTTCATCTTGATGATCGCTGTAATAAGTCAATGCGCTAAATACCTGTCCCAACGTAAGATGAGGCATCCCTTTGGGAATTTCTTCAGGGGAAACACCCATACGCCAAGTTTCGAAAATTGCTCTAACAGGTGTACGGGTTCCCTCAATAATTGGTTCGCCGCTTAAAATTTCATCATCTCTAACAATATAAAGATATTTTGTTGCTTGAACCATCGCTGTCTCCAAAACTATCTGTGACTTATTGTAGCGTTTGCACACTTAACAAACTAGAACA
This genomic interval from Scytonema hofmannii PCC 7110 contains the following:
- a CDS encoding DUF5615 family PIN-like protein gives rise to the protein MSSLFISLYLDEDVNVLIAEVLKARGFDAITARDAGQLHATDAEQFAYAVSQARTLITHNRIDFEELVQMYFDSSQMHYGVIFAVRRSPQEIAKRLLVILNQVTADKMQNQVRYI
- a CDS encoding DUF433 domain-containing protein; this translates as MVQATKYLYIVRDDEILSGEPIIEGTRTPVRAIFETWRMGVSPEEIPKGMPHLTLGQVFSALTYYSDHQDEINSYIERNHISDELIDPLLRDI